In Silurus meridionalis isolate SWU-2019-XX chromosome 7, ASM1480568v1, whole genome shotgun sequence, the genomic stretch GTTACCACAGAACAATAATGCTTTACACTTGTCACATGAACTTTACAGCACATTGGGGTTTGGGGGCTGCTTACTTGTCTAAAAATGCTACACAGAACACAATAATACCAATCACCATGACCAAGCTAGAAATTACAacaatttatgaaaaaaataagctGAAAAACAGGGAACATACATATTGAGATACTTATATATATCACGACATACATTAATGACTATGGACATCGACAGCAccatttaatgcaaaaaagtTCAAAAATATATTGATTAGTGCAAATACAGTCAAGAATGTAAACCGCCTGCCTAAATCTCACACCCACCCCGAAATTAGCtctgaaatgacaaaaaaagcatgtttttatAGGTTTTCTGTACATTTAAGGTTAgcagcatttgtttttttttgttttttttgactaGCGAGAGAAACAACAACAAGGACCCTCCATGTAACAGTGAGTTAAGATTGAAATAGAAATTCGAAATAAATCAAACTCTATGTATTTATCATTATACCCCACAGAGTCAGACTCAGATTCAGGCAGGAGGTTTAAGTGAAAGCGTAAATGAGCATTTGAATAGGTTCAGATTACAATATGTCCAAATGATGTGTTTAAACAATACACATTTATAGTGTTATTTAATGAAACAGTTCGGCTACAAGTGGTGGAGAGACAATCATGAGTTTGTGACACTTGAGTCATACAGTTTGCACAGCTCTCAGCTAAGATCTGTAAAGCTTTAATGAGTAATATTTTAGCTAAGTAGAGCATTGTGTGTCGCCTGAACTGTTCCATTAATTCACAGAAAGGAATCGCTTTCACAGGAAAGTGAGAGGAATTACATATTCACCATATTTGATTTGTTAATGCGTCACATGAAGAATGAAGATGAACGATGATTCAGAATTCAGCTAAGCAGTTTGAAGTTGAGAGCATTACTCAAAGGTTTAACAGGGTTGCagtttttattcagtttatgcttcatatttatttggcatattagaaagaaaaaacttggATCACTAATGGAAAATGCCCAGAAAAGGCTGCCACAATGTACACAGCACATAAGACTTGGTTGAAGTTTTACAACTTTCAGTGAACACATTAAAACATAGCTGACTgcacaacatatacacacaaaaaggcTCCTGACAgacattttattgtgtttacttAGACAGCTTAACGACAAAATAGCTCTTTAAGCTTCTTGGACCCACAAAGCCGGGCAAGTGCCTGACTCACCTCCTTATTTCTAATACCGTATGCCACTGGGTTGACACATGGTGGCACCAATACCAGCATTATCATGTAGATATGGTTGTCTACATCCCTGCCAAACATAGTGATCAATTTGATAATGCTTGGAAACAACTGAAGCAAAAAGAtggcaaagtaaaaaaagatgGTACATCTAGCACGggcattgtcctgttggaacgGCTGCTGCACCTGCCGAGCTTCCTGATACATACGCCTATATGAAAAGGAGAAAACGAGAAGGCACAGGAAAAGCACAGATCCGATGAAGATTTTGTTGAACGTCTCAAAATAGTTTGATGGCTCAAGCTGGGCTTGTACAACTTCCGGCTCACACACAAACCCTGCAAGGATGCGACCAAAATTTGCCCTGCTCATCAGCACCAGGGCGGTAGAAGATCCAGCACCTGCTAAAGCCAACAACCAGATGAGAATCATGAAACAGTACAAGCGCATGTTGGTCATGATCCGCAGGTAGTGGATGCCGTGGCACGTGTACACAAAGCGCTCCAAAGCCATTGAGGAGACGGTCAGAAGCGAGCCAAGGATCGCGACCGCAACAGTGAAATATTGCACTATGCATCTGAAACTGAAGATCAGAGTTTCACGCCACAGCAAGCAGTGAAGAGCCGGAAGGCTGATCGTCACCGTCAGCAGCAAATCACTTACAATGAGATTcttcaaaagcacataccgtgGGTTCCAGGAGAGAGCTTCTGAGTGTTCCAGTCCCAGGAGCAGATAAATGTTAACAACCAGTGAAAAGGTGAAGAGCATCAGAATTGTAAATATTGACAGGTTCAGCAAAAACTCATTGTAAATAATGCTCCAAAAGAGACATGATGTCACCTCCGAGCTCCACTGAACTGAAATCTGTGACTCGTTCAAAGATAGAGATGAAAAATTCTTGCAGTCCACTTGTTTCTTCTGTGAAGAATTCATGTTTGTGATATAGCTTGAGTCCAGAGGCTCAACTTTGATGCTGGAAATTGCTTCTTGAGGTTGAAACAACATCTGTTAACGGGAAAGTCCTACGCTGATTATTGAGTGTTCAAGACTGTTTCAGTCTGTTTGACCAAAAAGTGACGCGATCATCTCCTAGCAACAAGTGTCTGCTGTATGTAGAGGGGAGGGCTTAGTTCTTATTCCTATTAATGCCTATTATTCCAATggctttacattttacaattatattataaGTGTATGTATCGTTCACATTTAAGTCAGATTaaatttgatatttttcttgagtgggttatttttgtttgtaattgaGTTTTTTTCTCCTGCATAGCCTCTTAGTTATGATTAACTCTCATAGCGGGGTACTTTTACAGTGAACAGTGTTTCCTATGGAGCTAAACTGAGTCTAAGTAAAAGAAGATAAAGAGACTGTGAGTATAAGGAGCTCCAAACCTGCATCAGCTCACAT encodes the following:
- the LOC124389369 gene encoding olfactory receptor 14I1, which codes for MLFQPQEAISSIKVEPLDSSYITNMNSSQKKQVDCKNFSSLSLNESQISVQWSSEVTSCLFWSIIYNEFLLNLSIFTILMLFTFSLVVNIYLLLGLEHSEALSWNPRYVLLKNLIVSDLLLTVTISLPALHCLLWRETLIFSFRCIVQYFTVAVAILGSLLTVSSMALERFVYTCHGIHYLRIMTNMRLYCFMILIWLLALAGAGSSTALVLMSRANFGRILAGFVCEPEVVQAQLEPSNYFETFNKIFIGSVLFLCLLVFSFSYRRMYQEARQVQQPFQQDNARARCTIFFYFAIFLLQLFPSIIKLITMFGRDVDNHIYMIMLVLVPPCVNPVAYGIRNKEGLVILGQFVSWPQDATTGPLLPIATTGPLLPTATTGPLLPIATTGPILPTATTGPLLPIATTGPLLPTATTGPLLPIAATGPILPTAATGPLLPIAATGPLLPTAATGPLLPTAATGPLLPTAATGPLLPIATTGPLLPTAATGPFFEFILVSRVSNPLLYFPVYPVLEFPLR